Proteins encoded together in one Lathyrus oleraceus cultivar Zhongwan6 chromosome 5, CAAS_Psat_ZW6_1.0, whole genome shotgun sequence window:
- the LOC127087367 gene encoding NDR1/HIN1-like protein 6 — MTDRVYPAVKPTTTAANGNGVSTANPSFPATKAQLYGASRPTYRPQPHHRRTRRRCCCTFFFYLLLIILILLLIIGIAGTAFYLIYRPHRPSFTVTSLKLSYLNLTSSSTLNSKFNVNITAKNPNKDITFVYQPTSIQILSNEIDVGDGTIPSFKHGKKNTTLLKASILSKGAPLESDAATELKKNMKSKNGLPLKVKLDTKVKAKLGKLKTPNVRIRVSCDGIRVHVPAGKKPVAVTASTSKVKCEVDVRFKIWKWTV; from the coding sequence ATGACAGATCGAGTATACCCCGCCGTCAAACCCACCACCACCGCCGCCAACGGTAACGGCGTATCCACCGCCAACCCATCTTTCCCAGCCACAAAGGCCCAACTCTACGGTGCCTCTCGCCCAACCTACCGTCCTCAACCCCATCACCGCCGTACCCGCCGTCGCTGCTGCTGCACCTTCTTCTTCTACCTCCTCCTCATCATCCTCATCCTCCTCCTCATCATCGGCATCGCCGGCACTGCTTTCTACCTAATCTACCGTCCCCACCGTCCTTCCTTCACCGTCACTTCCCTCAAACTCTCCTACCTCAACCTCACATCTTCCTCCACTCTCAACTCAAAATTCAACGTCAACATCACCGCCAAAAACCCCAACAAAGACATCACCTTCGTTTACCAACCCACCTCTATTCAAATTCTCTCCAACGAAATCGATGTCGGCGACGGAACAATCCCCTCTTTCAAACACGGCAAGAAGAACACCACTCTGCTAAAAGCTTCCATTCTGAGCAAAGGAGCGCCGCTAGAGAGCGACGCCGCCACAGAGTTGAAGAAGAACATGAAGAGCAAGAACGGGTTACCGTTGAAAGTGAAATTAGATACCAAAGTGAAGGCTAAATTGGGAAAATTGAAGACACCTAACGTCAGAATAAGAGTCTCTTGTGACGGAATCAGAGTCCATGTTCCCGCCGGTAAGAAACCGGTGGCGGTAACGGCGTCAACGTCGAAGGTTAAATGTGAAGTTGACGTGAGATTTAAGATCTGGAAATGGACAGTTTAA